A region of the bacterium genome:
GTCACGCGATCGCAGGTCCACCTCTTCGCCGGAAGGAGCTTGCCGCAATGGCCGAGTCGCTTCGCGTCCTGATCGCCGATGATGAGGCCCTCCACAACCTCGCCCTCACCAGCCAGCTCGAGACCCTGGGCCACCAGGTCGTCGCCATGGCGACCAGCGGCCGGGAGGCCGTCGAGCTCGCACGGGAAAGCAAGCCCGACATCGCGTTCCTCGACATCCGCATGCCCGGCATGACCGGCCCGGAAGCCGCCCAGCAGATCGCAGCCGAACGGCCGATCCCGATCATCATCCTCTCCGCGTACAGCGACGAACGGACGGTCGAGGAAGCGACCCGCTCGCCGGTCTTCCACTACCTGGTCAAGCCGGTGGACCCCGACGATCTGGCGCCGGCCATCGCCGTCGCACGCGCCCGCTTCGAAGAGTGGCTCGAGGCGCGGCGGCAACGCGACCAGCTCGAGATCAAACTCGAGGAGCGCAAGCTCATCGAGCGCGCCAAGGGGCTGCTCATGGAGACGCGGGGGCTCACCGAGCGCGAGGCCTACCGCTTCCTCCAGAAGACCAGTCAGGACAAGAACACGCCGATGGTCGAGCTCGCGCGGAAGATCCTGCTCGCGGCACCGTTGCTCCAGAAGGAGTAGGCCCCTTGCGGTCGCACCGCTCGCGGGTAGAGTAAAGAGACGTGGGCAGCACACAACGCTATCCGTGGCAGGGACCCACAGCGGACCGCGCTCCCTCCGGTCCGCTGCCGCTCACCGAACCCGCCTTCACCGCGGCGGGGGCCTGCCCGAGGTGTGCGACCATCCTCGTGGTGGATGACGAGCCGCTGGCTCGCCAAATGCTGAGGGACCTACTGGAGGCGCAGGGCTTCCGCGTCATCTGCGTCGCTCGCGGCGAAGAGGTCTTCACCCATCTGCCGGAGGCAGACCTCGTCCTCCTCGACGCGATGCTTCCCGGGCGCGATGGGTGGGACATCTGTCGCGAGATCAAGCAGCGATACGATCAGCTCCTCCCCGTGATCATGGTCACGGCCCGCACGGCGCCGGACGACGTCGTCCGGACCTTCGACGCCGGAGCGGACGATTACGTGGCAAAGCCGTTCCACGTCGCCGAGCTGACCGCACGGATCGAATCCCGCCTGAGGGTGCACCGGGCCGAACGCGCGCTCCGCGATGCGGCGGAGCAGCTCCGCGCCCTGGCCGAACAGAACTACGCACTCTATCAGCAGGCCAGCCGCGATGCCGAGGAGCGTCAGCAGCTCCTCAAAGAGCTCGACCACCGCGTGCGGAACAACCTGGCCAAGATCACGGGGCTCGTCGCAATGGCGCGTCAGCGCGCGCCCGACGGCACGGCACAGGCCGTCATCATCGCGCTCGAGAACCGGCTCCACGCCTTCCTCATGGTCCACGACGTCCTGCGGCACCAGAAGTATCGCGGCGTGCCGTCCAAGGAGATCGTGGAGCGGCTCGCGCAGCGGCTGCGCAACGCGTACAAGGCGAACGGCCGGATCCGGCTCGAAGTGGAGTGCGATCACGCGGTGCTCGATGAAGGCGCGGCCGTATCCGTCGCCCTCGCGCTCAACGAACTCATCACGAACTCACTCCGCCACGCGTTCCCGGACGAGCGGGTCGGGACCGTCTCCATCCGGCTCGCGCGGTGCGGCGATGAGTACTGGCTCGATGTCCGGGACGATGGAGTCGGTATGCCCGCCGGCGTTCCGTACATGACCGGGAGCGGGCGCTCGATCCTGGACGCGGTGGTACGCGGCGAGCTGGGCGGGCAGGTCGAG
Encoded here:
- a CDS encoding response regulator; the protein is MAESLRVLIADDEALHNLALTSQLETLGHQVVAMATSGREAVELARESKPDIAFLDIRMPGMTGPEAAQQIAAERPIPIIILSAYSDERTVEEATRSPVFHYLVKPVDPDDLAPAIAVARARFEEWLEARRQRDQLEIKLEERKLIERAKGLLMETRGLTEREAYRFLQKTSQDKNTPMVELARKILLAAPLLQKE